One Oryza brachyantha chromosome 3, ObraRS2, whole genome shotgun sequence DNA segment encodes these proteins:
- the LOC102714724 gene encoding uncharacterized protein LOC102714724: protein MSSWLHYSDRRRLLSSASLPPARLLVFFAIVVFFLSVSSYVDYKAVERRAEIGVRVFAAPLAAVSVFVLFLVLQHRRRYWTLPHAAAPAVHQPTPWAVALLVAVLLLMLSFQSSVHSIWFRPLWDSDYY from the coding sequence atgtCGTCGTGGCTGCACTACTCTGACAGGCGGCGGCtgctctcctccgcctcgctcCCGCCGGCACGCCTGCTCGTCTTCTTCGccatcgtcgtcttcttcctctccgtCTCCTCCTACGTCGACTACAAGGCCGTCGAGCGCCGTGCCGAGATCGGCGTCCGCGtcttcgccgcgccgctcgccgccgtctccgtctTCGTCCTTTTCCTCGTCCTCCAGCACCGACGCCGCTACTGGACGCTGCCCcatgcggcggcgccggccgtgcACCAGCCGACGCCGTGGGCGGTGGCGCTGCTGGTGGCGGTGCTGCTGCTCATGCTGTCGTTCCAATCCTCCGTCCATTCCATCTGGTTCAGGCCTCTCTGGGATTCTGATTACTACTAG